A stretch of the Capricornis sumatraensis isolate serow.1 chromosome 19, serow.2, whole genome shotgun sequence genome encodes the following:
- the LOC138094948 gene encoding liprin-alpha-1-like has translation MGRRRARLWALFQCCIPKAKAKTRKNLASAQVLEAERPEELATSTEELNICREQLLAREEEIALLIAERNNIMLLLEHLERLVSQYIPSLQTTAGKWQAQTPEGMTIELEVLQALKSLYEHHKALDTKPRIRVRGALERCSLLEELAATHNKLMILKEKNNPKKILMDRVLDVNHKQENMPSANGKACPRSHSLTRNEDLAQGPELQEIIEKKSREQREIKDRLAALSAHVTELENDLDTARKDLLKSKEVNVKLQQDVREAMAQKEDMEKRITTPEKRCLAAQHKAISVHNLDDKLENEIANKDSMHRQKEDKDRQLQLCLEPAEQKLQQMLTEVEAELAQGVAALSKAGERHSSMEERGVWAGDAAGRGRRCLSPPLLSLASSARQREKMNEEHNEHSSDTVDKLLSVSEERLQLHLKERMAALEDKVQPLKDQDQERGKQASMLANVGQVLERDEGVSDGEGDRVTVFSSPALLSPSGQADAETLAMRIQEQLDEINEEIWFIPKDKENTNQRAEGIESRVGSGSFSNLRRFKCSKSLNLDLASWYADSFPPSGGRSMPKRRQPSPEPEEDKLGFMTLPSDLRKHCQKLPAIQEEVEDDTIKCETSTSASLRSFRLDRLTGSLRTASDEDIRDARNTTGSQDGLGGNPSNSNSSQDSLQKAPKKKGIKSSIGHWFGKKEKGRPGHTSKEALGPVEGRMFTASGTWKAPGNADN, from the exons ATGGGTCGCAGAAGGGCCCGCCTATGGGCACTTTTCCAGTGCTGCATCCCCAAGGCAAAGGCCAAGACAAGGAAGAACTTGGCCTCAGCCCAAGTCCTGGAAGCAGAGCGGCCTGAG GAGTTGGCAACATCTACGGAAGAACTCAATATATGCCGGGAACAGCTTCTtgcaagagaagaagaaatagctCTGCTGATAGCAGAGAGGAATAACATCATG ctgctgctggagcACCTGGAGCGCCTGGTTTCCCAGTATATACCGTCCCTCCAGACGACGGCGGGCAAGTGGCAGGCGCAGACCCCAGAGGGCATGACCATCGAGCTGGAGGTGCTCCAGGCGCTGAAGTCACTCTATGAGCACCACAAGGCCCTGGACACAAAG CCGCGTATTAGGGTGA GAGGAGCACTTGAAAGGTGTAGTTTGTTAGAAGAATTAGCTGCCACACATAACAA ACTGATGATTCTTAAAGAGAAGAATAACCCGAAAAAGATACTAATGGACAGGGTGCTTGATGTAAATCACAAGCAAGAAAACATGCCAAGCGCCAATGGAAAGGCATGTCCTCGGTCTCACTCTCT AACCCGCAACGAAGACCTGGCTCAGGGGCCCGAGCTCCAGGAAATCATCGAGAAGAAGTCACGGGAGCAGAGAGAGATAAAGGACCGCCTGGCAGCCCTCTCTGCCCACGTAACAGAGCTGGAGAACGACCTGGACACGGCCAGGAAGGACCTCCTCAAGTCTAAGGAAGTGAATGTGAAATTACAGCAGGACGTCCGTGAA GCTATGGCCCAGAAGGaggacatggagaagagaatcacTACACCTGAGAAACGCTGCCTCGCTGCACAGCACAAAGCCATCTCTGTGCACAACCTCGATgataaacttgaaaatgaaatcGCAAATAAGGATTCTATGCATCGACAG AAGGAGGATAAAGACCGACAGCTGCAGCTGTGCCTGGAGCCGGCAGAGCAGAAGCTGCAGCAGATGCTGACAGAAGTGGAGGCTGAGCTGGCTCAGGGGGTGGCTGCGCTCTCCAAG GCGGGAGAGAGACACAGCAGCATGGAGGAGAGGGGCGTGTGGGCCGGAGACGCGGCTGGGCGGGGCCGGCGCTGCCTTTCTCCGCCGCTCCTGTCTCTGGCGTCCAGT gcaaggcaaagagaaaaaatgaatgaagaacacAACGAACACTCATCGGATACCGTGGATAAGCTTCTGTCTGTTTCAGAGGAGAGGCTTCAGCTTCATCTGAAGGAGAGAATGGCTGCTCTGGAGGATAAG GTGCAGCCCCTGAAAGATCAGGACCAAGAGCGCGGGAAGCAAGCCAGCATGCTGGCCAACGTGGGCCAGGTGTTGGAGAGGGACGAGGGCGTGTCAGACGGCGAGGGCGACCGGGTCACCGTCTTCAGCTCGCCTGCTCTGCTGTCGCCCAGCGGCCAGGCCGATGCCGAGACTCTGGCCATGAGGATTCAGGAGCAGCTGGACGAGATCAATGAAGAGATCTG gtTCAtcccaaaagacaaagagaacacGAATCAGCGGGCGGAGGGGATTGAGAGCAGGGTGGGCAGTGGGAGCTTCAGCAACCTTCGGCGCTTTAAATGCTCCAAATCCCTCAACCTGGATCTCGCCTCCTGGTATGCCGACTCCTTCCCGCCCAGCGGAGGGCGCTCCATGCccaaaaggaggcagcccagccctgAGCCAGAAGAAGACAAGCTGGGCTTCATGACGCTG CCTAGTGATTTAAGGAAGCATTGTCAAAAG CTGCCAGCCATACAGGAAGAGGTAGAAGATGACACCATCAAATGTGAAACCTCGACCTCCGCCTCGCTGCGGTCCTTTCGGCTGGACCGGCTCACGGGCTCACTGCGCACAGCCAGCGATGAGGACATCAGGGACGCCCGCAA CACGACAGGCTCTCAGGACGGTCTCGGGGGCAAccccagcaacagcaacagcagccaggACTCGCTGCAGAAAGCCCCAAAGAAGAAGGGCATCAAGTCTTCCATCGGTCATTGGTTTGGCAAGAAGGAAAAGGGCCGGCCTGGACACACCAGCAAGGAGGCGTTAGGACCAG TGGAAGGCAGGATGTTTACCGCTAGcggcacctggaaagccccagggaACGCTGACAACTAG